A window of Rhododendron vialii isolate Sample 1 chromosome 13a, ASM3025357v1 contains these coding sequences:
- the LOC131312858 gene encoding uncharacterized protein LOC131312858: MDENQIQELQSTSWFNNYNQLLKKALQFLVSLSFLSFLFLSCSSSPSSHFSHYLKFHSSTLLFPILSQALDRKYIFLICNGIVAILVKSLSFTTNSMPSPDFTEDVVKAVAETEASVDDKESIIGCAMEPLENVSNTEVEEEEENGSLSIRGGESPPLITGTEEEGGGGGGEPSIPPSSAEDEGNEVNVSTEELNRKIDEFIRKIKEEIRIGAQKQQLVAV, translated from the coding sequence ATGGATGAAAATCAGATACAAGAGCTTCAATCTACTAGCTGGTTCAACAACTACAATCAGCTCCTTAAGAAGGCTTTGCAGTTTCTCGTTTCGCTCTCCTTTCTTTcattcctttttctctcttgctCCTCCTCACCCAGCTCACATTTTTCCCACTACTTGAAATTTCACTCCTCCACGTTGCTTTTCCCGATTTTAAGCCAGGCCCTTGACAGAAAGTACATATTCCTTATTTGCAATGGTATAGTGGCCATTCTCGTGAAAAGCCTGAGCTTTACGACCAACTCTATGCCTAGTCCTGATTTTACAGAAGATGTGGTGAAGGCAGTGGCCGAAACGGAAGCATCGGTTGATGATAAGGAATCCATCATTGGATGTGCTATGGAACCTCTGGAGAATGTCTCCAACacagaagtagaagaagaagaggagaatgGATCTTTGAGCATTCGAGGAGGAGAGAGTCCACCTCTGATAACAGGaacagaagaagaaggaggaggaggaggaggtgagcCTTCGATTCCACCATCATCAGCAGAGGATGAAGGGAATGAAGTGAACGTGAGTACTGAAGAATTAAACAGGAAAATCGATGAGTTCATAAGGAAGATAAAGGAAGAAATCAGGATTGGAGCTCAAAAACAACAACTCGTTGCTGTGTAA
- the LOC131312850 gene encoding pentatricopeptide repeat-containing protein At4g16390, chloroplastic: MASRLCSCSCSLTPDHHFFIKSLSTPPLLKPTPFPRTPSLQHFNFPLSPHRRTSLQIAPVSVQDPVLRQTHEPDSEKPKSYVWVNPKSPRAAQLREQSYDARYAYLVSIAESLNSCNPDEKDVYSVLDALDDKIVEQDAVVVLNSMSNPETAPFVLKYFQERIKTIREEVILYNVTFKVFRKCKDLDRAEKLFGEMVRRGVKPDNITFSAIISCARRSSLPEKAVEWYEKMPAHGCQPDDIHHAVIIDAYGQTGNIDMALSLYDRARAKRWRLDALTFATLIKIYGMSGNFEGCLNVYEEMKAIRVKPNLTVYNSLLDAMGRAKRPWQAKSIYEEMIINGFKPSWATHAALLRAFSKVRHADDGLRVYREMKRKGMELNVTLYNTVLAMFADVGYVDEAVEVFEDMKRSGTCKPDSRTFSSLMTAYSCSGKVSEAEALFDEMLAAGFEPSIFILTSLVQCYGKAKSTDDVVRTFNWILVLDLTPDERFCCCLLNVVAHTPAEELGKIISCLEKANAKLGYVVKLLVDGGNGEEQILMRETHELLNSVGPDIRRPYCNSLIEICVNLNMLERACELFDLGLRLELYANVQSKSPVLWSLNLKSLSLGAAVTALHVWMNDLSKALESEEELPSLLGISTGHGKHRYPDSSLAEVLESRLKELNAPFHESPDKVGWFTTTKVAAKSWLESRRSR, from the coding sequence TCTGCTCTTGCTCCTGTTCTCTCACTCCAGACCACCATTTCTTCATCAAATCTCTCTCTACTCCACCCCTACTCAAACCAACCCCTTTTCCACGCACCCCTTCTCTACAGCACTTCaacttccctctctctcctcatcgAAGAACTTCTCTCCAAATCGCCCCGGTTTCCGTTCAAGACCCAGTGTTACGACAAACCCACGAACCAGATTCTGAAAAGCCCAAAAGCTACGTATGGGTCAACCCCAAAAGCCCAAGAGCTGCCCAGCTACGTGAGCAATCGTACGATGCCAGGTACGCTTATCTCGTTAGCATTGCCGAGTCCTTGAATTCTTGTAACCCAGATGAGAAAGATGTTTACAGCGTATTAGACGCGTTGGATGATAAGATTGTGGAGCAGGACGCTGTTGTCGTGCTCAATAGCATGTCTAACCCTGAAACGGCACCGTTTGTGCTCAAGTACTTTCAGGAGAGAATTAAAACGATAAGGGAAGAGGTGATTCTGTATAATGTTACGTTTAAGGTTTTCAGAAAGTGTAAGGATTTAGATAGAGCAGAGAAGTTGTTTGGTGAGATGGTCCGGAGAGGGGTTAAGCCGGATAATATTACGTTTTCGGCGATAATCAGCTGCGCTAGGCGGTCTAGTTTGCCAGAGAAAGCGGTGGAGTGGTATGAGAAGATGCCTGCCCACGGTTGTCAACCGGATGATATTCACCACGCGGTGATCATCGACGCATATGGGCAAACGGGTAATATAGATATGGCTTTGAGCTTGTATGACCGTGCCAGAGCTAAACGGTGGCGCCTTGACGCCCTGACATTCGCTACTCTGATTAAGATATATGGGATGTCTGGGAATTTCGAGGGGTGCTTGAATGTGTATGAAGAGATGAAAGCAATAAGAGTTAAGCCAAACTTGACTGTATATAACTCGTTGTTAGATGCTATGGGAAGAGCCAAGAGACCTTGGCAGGCCAAGTCTATTTACGAGGAGATGATAATCAATGGGTTTAAACCGTCTTGGGCAACCCATGCTGCACTACTTCGGGCCTTTAGCAAAGTTCGCCATGCTGATGATGGCTTAAGGGTGTATAGAGAGATGAAGCGGAAGGGGATGGAGTTGAATGTTACCTTGTACAATACCGTTTTAGCCATGTTCGCTGATGTTGGGTATGTTGATGAAGCTGTTGAGGTTTTTGAGGATATGAAGCGGTCCGGGACCTGCAAACCTGACAGCCGAACATTCTCTTCTCTTATGACTGCATATTCCTGCAGCGGGAAAGTCTCAGAAGCAGAAGCCTTATTTGACGAGATGTTGGCAGCAGGTTTTGAACCTAGTATATTTATCCTGACTTCACTCGTTCAATGCTATGGAAAAGCCAAAAGCACAGACGATGTTGTTAGAACATTTAACTGGATTTTGGTGCTAGATTTAACTCCAGATGAACGGTTCTGTTGTTGTCTTCTCAATGTGGTGGCCCACACACCAGCAGAAGAACTTGGTAAGATTATCAGCTGCCTTGAGAAGGCTAATGCAAAGCTTGGTTATGTGGTGAAGCTCCTTGTAGATGGGGGAAATGGAGAAGAACAGATCCTTATGAGGGAAACTCATGAACTCTTAAATTCAGTTGGCCCTGACATTAGAAGGCCGTACTGTAATTCCTTAATCGAGATCTGTGTTAATCTCAATATGTTGGAAAGAGCTTGTGAATTGTTCGACCTTGGGCTTAGACTTGAGTTATACGCAAATGTACAGTCAAAGTCTCCGGTGCTCTGGTCTTTAAACTTGAAGAGCCTCTCGCTTGGGGCAGCTGTGACTGCATTACATGTTTGGATGAATGACTTGTCCAAGGCGCTTGAAAGTGAAGAGGAGCTTCCATCACTGCTTGGTATCAGTACTGGACATGGGAAACACAGATATCCAGACTCGAGTTTGGCAGAAGTGTTGGAGTCACGTCTGAAGGAACTAAATGCTCCATTCCACGAGTCTCCTGACAAGGTTGGCTGGTTTACGACAACGAAGGTTGCAGCCAAGTCATGGTTGGAGTCTAGACGCTCACGTTAG
- the LOC131312853 gene encoding microtubule-associated protein 70-5 → MMGMEELVGEEYHPLAHSDPVVFELNRLQNQLKEKDKELGIAQKNIKALRATEVLKDKAIEQLTNEFHNLDKKLMFAEKLLDQKNLEIKKLTSDKKEALAAQFAAEATLRRVHANQKDDNSVPIESVIAPLEAEIKMYKNEIVALQEDKKALERLTKSKETALLEAEKILRSALERALVVEEVQNHNFVLKRQIEICQEENRILEKTNRQKVLEVEKLSETIKELEEDILAGAAAANAVRDYQRQLCELNEEKRTLERELARVKVSANRVATVVANEWKDENDKVMPVKQWLEQRRLLQAEMQRLRDKLVISERTAKAEAQIKDKLKMRLKTLEEGLKNVSPFSISPNAFRGSPKPEKSTHTFGFLSTNNGQKKRSTSQPRTSGIWKRSPLQQPNLEDETTIAAGEPKEVNNLKKKHGSGENFLRRSLWASRSKVVDSGEKENKEMSRNSLVNVDTFEDNETAVSGDITINNAGNEASQIKESENDDMVSGFLYDRLQKEVITLRRFCEVKDSTLNTKDEEIKMLVKKVDTMTKAIEVESKKMKREASTREKESVSAKMDNHNKVINANA, encoded by the exons atgaTGGGTATGGAGGAACTTGTTGGAGAAGAGTATCATCCTCTTGCACACTCAGACCCTGTGGTCTTTGAGCTCAATAGATTGCAGAACCAACtcaaag AGAAGGACAAAGAGTTGGGAATTgctcaaaaaaatatcaaagcACTAAGAGCAACTGAAGTCCTGAAGGATAAAGCTATAGAACAG CTTACAAATGAATTCCACAACTTGGATAAGAAGCTGATGTTCGCTGAAAAACTTCTTGATCAGAAG AACCTTGAAATCAAGAAACTAACAAGTGATAAAAAAGAAGCATTGGCTGCACAGTTTGCTGCAGAAGCAACTCTTAGAAGGGTGCATGCAAATCAAAAGGATGATAATTCCGTTCCTATTGAGTCTGTCATTGCTCCTCTTGAGGCTGAGATCAAGATGTACAAAAACGAG ATTGTTGCACTGCAAGAAGATAAAAAGGCCCTAGAACGGCTCACCAAGTCTAAAGAAACAGCTCTGCTTGAAGCGGAGAAGATTTTGAGGAGTGCTCTGGAAAGAGCTTTAGTCGTAGAGGAGGTTCAAAACCATAATTTTGTGCTGAAGAGACAGATTGAAATTTGCCAG GAGGAGAATAGAATCCTTGAAAAAACCAATCGTCAAAAGGTGCTAGAAGTTGAAAAGCTTAGTGAAACTATCAAAGAGCTTGAGGAGGACATTCTAGCTGGTGCTGCAGCTGCCAATGCTGTTCGTGACTACCAACGACAGCTTTGTGAACTAAAT GAGGAGAAGAGGACCCTCGAAAGGGAGTTAGCAAGGGTTAAAGTTTCAGCAAACCGAGTGGCAACTGTGGTGGCTAATGAGTGGAAAGACGAGAATGACAAAGTTATGCCTGTCAAGCAATGGCTGGAACAAAGAAGGCTGTTGCAG GCAGAAATGCAACGGTTAAGAGACAAACTAGTAATATCAGAGAGGACAGCTAAAGCAGAAGCACAAATCAAG GATAAACTAAAGATGAGGCTGAAGACCTTGGAGGAAGGCTTAAAAAATGTGTCACCTTTCTCCATCAGTCCTAATGCATTTCGTGGTTCTCCAAAACCTGAAAAATCCACTCACACCTTTGGATTCTTATCGACCAACAATGGTCAAAAGAAGAGATCTACATCACAGCCAAGAACGTCTGGTATATGGAAAAGATCTCCATTGCAGCAGCCAAACTTGGAAGATGAAACAACCATCGCTGCTGGAGAACCCAAAGAAGTTAATAACTTGAAAAAGAAACATGGCTCTGGAGAAAATTTTCTGAGGAGAAGTTTATGGGCATCTAGAAGTAAGGTTGTTGACAGTggtgaaaaagaaaacaaggagATGAGCAGAAATTCCCTTGTGAATGTTGACACGTTTGAGGACAATGAGACTGCAGTTTCGGGGGACATCACAATAAATAACGCAGGCAATGAAGCATCACAGATtaaagaaagtgaaaatgatgATATGGTTTCAGGGTTTTTGTACGATAGGCTTCAGAAAGAGGTCATCACTCTAAGGAGGTTTTGTGAGGTGAAAGACAGTACTTTAAACACTAAAGATGAAGAAATCAAG ATGCTCGTGAAGAAGGTTGACACAATGACAAAAGCAATTGAAGTTGAGTCCAAGAAAATGAAGAGGGAAGCATCAACTAGGGAGAAGGAATCTGTATCAGCTAAGATGGATAATCACAACAAGGTCATAAATGCAAATGCCTAA